In Gemmatimonadota bacterium, the following are encoded in one genomic region:
- a CDS encoding phytanoyl-CoA dioxygenase family protein, translated as MFQLDAHQKEFMDTFGYLHFPGLLDDRIDEITDAFDGLLKRNGGDDHEGLERLAVVPFINHDPYLCTLLDDPRIQGIAAGLLGDQYQYWNSDGNLYVGDTRWHSDTQWPEPIRFYKMAIYLDPMTKDTGALRVIPGSHRFGEGYAETVHAHLSGKKGGWGGLHGSEVPAVAVETRPGDLAVFNHSTKHSAWGGGKRRRMFTIVYTGLHTDGRDLEAFRKIIRQHGYTTREVFGGENGPLLSTASSERLRHLQNLITHIPKAA; from the coding sequence ATGTTTCAACTGGATGCACACCAGAAGGAATTCATGGATACCTTCGGGTATCTGCACTTCCCCGGCCTGCTCGACGACCGGATCGATGAGATCACGGACGCTTTCGACGGATTGCTGAAAAGAAATGGCGGCGACGACCACGAAGGCCTGGAACGACTGGCCGTGGTGCCGTTCATCAATCACGACCCGTACCTGTGTACGCTGTTGGACGATCCCCGCATCCAGGGCATCGCGGCCGGCCTGCTGGGTGATCAGTACCAGTATTGGAACAGCGACGGGAACCTCTACGTCGGCGACACGAGATGGCACTCCGACACCCAGTGGCCCGAGCCCATCCGCTTCTACAAGATGGCCATCTACCTGGATCCCATGACGAAGGATACAGGCGCGTTGCGGGTCATACCGGGAAGCCACCGGTTCGGTGAAGGATACGCGGAAACCGTCCATGCGCACCTGTCGGGCAAAAAGGGCGGCTGGGGTGGACTCCACGGCAGCGAGGTACCGGCGGTCGCCGTCGAGACCCGGCCCGGCGACCTCGCGGTCTTCAACCATTCCACCAAGCACAGTGCCTGGGGCGGAGGAAAGAGAAGGCGCATGTTTACGATCGTGTATACCGGACTCCACACGGACGGTCGTGATCTCGAGGCCTTCAGGAAGATCATCCGACAACATGGCTATACAACGCGGGAGGTATTCGGCGGGGAGAACGGTCCGCTGCTTTCCACGGCCTCGTCCGAGCGACTGCGGCACCTGCAGAACCTGATAACGCACATTCCGAAAGCGGCTTGA
- a CDS encoding exo-alpha-sialidase, with protein MGWRVAGHVTIYREAGWYGAHPNVVRTPVGDLLALFHRSPATGFSHHSHPLFDVRACRSSDEGQTWGTAELVTVYPHGGAIDFGTHTLSSGEIFLHSSTVDLVLAQAPEVSKHTWISRPGVGFHVRSSDNGRAWSHPEPFPPLPDAVNGHPASHTGICRSGLLEMPDGRMLLPGKATDHPEGRPPFFGMMQSSTDGGRTWAYEGRIAEDDVAHFSEPAIYRTPSGRILVLFRCHPNQPPGQDVHLVEVHSDDGGATWSPWRSTTMRGCPGHLLGLQDGRILATVGTRWEGQMGCLARILEPDAGDLDTAPDVVVRADSLEPDCGYPWSVELKDGRVLVVYYFVYGDGTRGIEGSVLEEY; from the coding sequence ATGGGTTGGCGCGTAGCGGGACATGTTACGATCTACCGCGAAGCAGGCTGGTACGGCGCCCATCCGAACGTCGTCCGGACTCCCGTTGGCGACCTGTTGGCCCTGTTTCACCGGTCGCCCGCCACGGGGTTCAGCCATCACAGCCACCCACTCTTCGACGTTCGGGCTTGCCGTTCCTCTGACGAAGGGCAGACCTGGGGAACGGCCGAACTGGTGACGGTCTATCCCCACGGCGGCGCGATCGATTTCGGGACCCACACGCTGTCGAGCGGCGAGATTTTCCTGCACTCCAGCACGGTCGACCTGGTTCTTGCCCAGGCGCCGGAAGTCTCCAAGCATACCTGGATCTCCCGTCCCGGCGTGGGATTCCATGTGCGTTCATCGGACAACGGGCGGGCCTGGTCGCACCCCGAGCCGTTTCCGCCGCTCCCGGATGCCGTGAACGGCCATCCCGCTTCGCACACGGGGATCTGCCGGAGCGGCCTGCTGGAGATGCCGGACGGTCGGATGCTGCTTCCGGGCAAGGCGACCGATCATCCGGAAGGCCGGCCGCCGTTCTTCGGCATGATGCAATCGTCGACGGATGGGGGCCGTACCTGGGCCTACGAAGGCCGTATCGCCGAGGACGACGTCGCCCATTTCAGCGAACCGGCGATATACCGGACGCCGTCCGGAAGGATCCTGGTGCTTTTCCGCTGTCATCCGAACCAGCCGCCCGGACAGGACGTGCACCTGGTGGAAGTGCACTCGGACGACGGCGGCGCGACCTGGTCCCCATGGCGGTCTACGACCATGCGGGGTTGCCCCGGTCACCTGCTGGGGCTGCAGGACGGTCGCATCCTGGCCACGGTGGGCACCCGATGGGAGGGACAGATGGGCTGCCTGGCGCGGATCCTCGAGCCCGACGCCGGCGACCTGGATACCGCGCCGGATGTCGTGGTGCGCGCCGATTCCCTGGAGCCGGACTGCGGGTATCCATGGTCGGTCGAATTGAAGGATGGACGGGTGCTGGTCGTTTACTATTTTGTCTATGGAGACGGCACTCGGGGCATAGAAGGATCGGTGCTCGAGGAATACTGA
- a CDS encoding chloramphenicol phosphotransferase: MPDAATQPGTALVLNGAPRSGKSSIALAIQQMSQEPWMNLGADRFIEITPERLRPGIGLRPAGIANCPGGERPDLEPLIPGLYGALYESIAAHLRLGLNVVADVAHHDDYATLSGILYNCAGRLEGLNAHFVGVRCPAEVVWQRRKDTWLKEEDIPDDAPVPELVRIWDREVHRSGIYDLEVDTSKWSAEACAGKILEHIETGPKPDAFRRIAAMSV, translated from the coding sequence ATGCCGGATGCCGCGACTCAGCCGGGAACGGCCCTGGTGCTCAATGGCGCCCCCAGGTCAGGGAAGTCCAGCATCGCGCTCGCCATCCAGCAGATGTCGCAGGAACCTTGGATGAACCTCGGTGCCGATCGATTCATTGAAATCACGCCGGAGCGACTCCGTCCCGGGATCGGGCTTCGGCCCGCCGGTATCGCGAATTGCCCTGGGGGCGAGCGACCCGATCTCGAGCCGTTGATTCCCGGTTTGTACGGAGCACTCTACGAATCCATCGCGGCACACCTTCGACTGGGCCTGAACGTGGTGGCCGACGTCGCGCATCACGACGATTACGCCACGCTGAGCGGTATCCTCTACAACTGCGCGGGACGTCTGGAGGGGTTGAACGCGCATTTCGTGGGCGTGCGCTGTCCCGCCGAGGTCGTGTGGCAACGCCGCAAAGATACCTGGCTAAAGGAAGAAGACATACCGGATGACGCACCCGTGCCCGAACTGGTGCGGATCTGGGACCGGGAGGTGCATAGATCCGGTATCTACGACCTTGAAGTCGATACATCGAAATGGAGCGCCGAGGCCTGTGCCGGCAAGATCCTGGAACACATCGAAACCGGTCCCAAGCCAGACGCGTTCAGGCGGATTGCCGCGATGTCCGTATGA